Proteins encoded in a region of the Pedosphaera parvula Ellin514 genome:
- the pyk gene encoding pyruvate kinase, translated as MRKTKIIATLGPATDSPEMIGRLIDGGLNIFRLNMSHATHDWTRRVVKDIRAAASARNLLIGILMDTQGPAIRTGDLRSPLNLKPGERFTFTVRGEKSEEVNSVDVNYADFINDISVGDVVLVDNGAIQMKVLVKRGNKVECEVLTDGKLGSRRHINLPGVKVSLPPMTEKDIADVKLGLELQVDYIALSFVRAAKDIRELKKLISKSKDHHPLVIAKIEDQEAVRNLDSIVRTADGVMVARGDLGIEVPFEELPIIQRRIVKTCLHIGRPVIVATHMLESMIQSPMPTRAEVTDVANAVYEQADAIMLSGETTVGKYPLKCVETFDRIAQRIERSGGANYWEHAELTDPREKIAKSAVVMANELRATAIVSLIRSGSMTRYISWLRPRHSTIYAFGPSQDVAEELTLHWGVVPFVAKFDERDLDKNIENALKTLIERKCLRKGSTVVVVSSILSGDKVVDAVQMREI; from the coding sequence ATGAGAAAAACCAAAATAATTGCCACTCTCGGCCCCGCAACAGATTCACCGGAAATGATCGGTCGCCTCATCGATGGCGGCCTCAATATTTTCCGTCTAAACATGTCCCACGCCACCCACGATTGGACCCGCCGCGTGGTCAAGGACATCCGCGCTGCAGCCAGCGCCCGCAACCTGCTGATCGGCATCCTCATGGACACCCAAGGCCCTGCCATCCGCACCGGCGATCTCCGGAGCCCACTCAATCTGAAACCGGGAGAACGCTTCACCTTCACGGTTCGGGGTGAAAAAAGTGAGGAAGTCAACTCCGTCGATGTCAATTACGCCGACTTCATCAATGACATCAGCGTGGGCGACGTCGTGCTGGTGGACAATGGCGCCATACAGATGAAAGTTCTTGTCAAAAGAGGCAACAAGGTGGAATGCGAAGTCCTTACTGACGGCAAGCTCGGCAGTCGCCGCCACATCAATCTTCCCGGCGTCAAAGTCAGCCTGCCGCCCATGACCGAAAAGGATATCGCTGACGTAAAGCTGGGATTGGAACTGCAAGTCGATTACATTGCTCTCTCCTTCGTCCGCGCTGCCAAAGACATCCGCGAACTTAAAAAGCTGATCAGCAAATCAAAGGATCATCATCCGCTGGTCATTGCCAAAATCGAAGATCAGGAAGCTGTTCGCAACCTCGATTCCATCGTCCGCACCGCCGATGGCGTCATGGTGGCCCGTGGCGACCTTGGCATCGAAGTTCCTTTCGAGGAGTTACCCATTATCCAGCGCCGGATCGTGAAGACCTGCCTGCATATTGGACGTCCCGTCATCGTCGCCACCCACATGCTGGAAAGCATGATTCAATCGCCCATGCCCACCCGCGCGGAGGTCACTGATGTTGCCAATGCTGTTTACGAACAGGCAGACGCCATCATGCTCAGCGGCGAAACCACTGTCGGCAAATATCCTCTCAAGTGCGTGGAAACTTTTGACCGCATTGCCCAACGCATCGAACGCAGTGGCGGTGCCAACTATTGGGAACATGCCGAACTGACCGACCCACGCGAGAAGATTGCCAAGAGCGCGGTGGTCATGGCCAACGAACTGCGAGCCACTGCCATCGTCTCATTGATCCGTAGCGGCAGTATGACCCGCTATATTTCCTGGCTCCGTCCCCGTCATTCAACCATCTACGCTTTTGGACCAAGTCAGGATGTCGCCGAAGAACTGACCTTGCATTGGGGCGTGGTTCCTTTCGTGGCTAAATTCGACGAAAGGGACTTGGACAAAAACATTGAAAATGCTTTAAAGACCTTGATTGAACGCAAATGCCTCCGCAAAGGCAGCACTGTCGTGGTGGTCAGCTCCATCCTCTCCGGCGATAAAGTCGTGGATGCCGTTCAGATGCGGGAGATCTGA
- a CDS encoding complex I subunit 4 family protein: MSPLTSIILCPLIAALVLCFVPRNYRFVMRIVAMVATFVTMILAIKMFWQYDNAVIGESGTYKFEQLIPWVKSLGLNYHVGVDGINVGLILMGAIVAFAAACVSWDINSRDKEFYILLLVMTGGILGAFASLDIFMFYFFHELALVPTFIMIGVWGRGENKNYATFQITLYLSIGALISLVGLIALYVKSGANTFDIVALTTYVKDHPISLHDQNFIFPLLLFGFGILISLWPFHTWAPLGYGSAPTATAMLHAGVLKKFGLYGLIRIALPLLPQATHSWINVIAWLCLGNIFYCGLVAMRQKNFNWLIGYSSVAHMGFVFLGIASLNLIGITGAVLVMIAHGFLAALSFGLSGYLYHITGTLEMDKMGGLLRKLPFLGTALMMALFAGCGLPGFANFAGEVTIFFGAYKTYPLITGIAVWGASVIGAVYMLRAIRNMLHGVVPEKFMGVAESAFPHRKVPYLILLVSLLVFGFFPRLLTEKIEPSAKRIVDMAGGEVAKVALVEAAPIETKKH; the protein is encoded by the coding sequence ATGTCCCCCCTTACATCCATCATACTTTGTCCGCTGATCGCAGCGCTGGTGCTTTGTTTCGTGCCGCGGAACTACCGTTTTGTCATGCGCATTGTGGCCATGGTCGCGACCTTCGTGACGATGATCCTGGCGATCAAGATGTTTTGGCAGTACGACAATGCGGTCATAGGGGAAAGCGGCACGTATAAGTTCGAGCAGCTTATTCCGTGGGTGAAATCGCTCGGCTTAAATTATCATGTTGGGGTGGATGGGATAAACGTGGGGCTGATCCTCATGGGGGCAATCGTGGCGTTTGCGGCTGCCTGTGTTTCCTGGGACATCAACAGTCGAGACAAGGAATTCTACATTTTACTACTTGTCATGACCGGAGGCATTTTGGGGGCGTTCGCATCGCTGGACATCTTCATGTTCTACTTCTTCCACGAACTGGCGCTGGTGCCAACGTTTATCATGATTGGTGTCTGGGGCAGGGGAGAGAATAAGAACTATGCGACCTTCCAGATTACGCTGTATCTGAGCATTGGTGCGTTGATTTCCTTGGTTGGATTGATTGCGCTGTACGTGAAGTCGGGGGCAAACACTTTTGATATCGTTGCTTTGACGACCTACGTGAAGGATCATCCGATTTCTTTGCATGATCAAAATTTCATTTTCCCCCTATTGCTCTTCGGATTCGGCATTTTGATTTCCTTGTGGCCATTCCATACATGGGCACCGCTGGGATATGGTTCCGCTCCGACTGCGACGGCGATGTTGCATGCCGGTGTGCTGAAGAAGTTCGGCCTTTATGGTTTGATCCGTATTGCGCTGCCGCTATTGCCTCAAGCGACGCATAGCTGGATCAACGTGATTGCCTGGCTTTGTTTGGGGAACATTTTCTATTGTGGTTTAGTCGCAATGCGGCAGAAGAATTTCAACTGGCTGATCGGTTACTCCAGCGTGGCGCACATGGGTTTTGTGTTCCTGGGAATTGCGAGTTTGAACCTTATCGGTATAACGGGCGCGGTGCTGGTAATGATTGCGCACGGATTTCTTGCGGCCCTGAGCTTTGGCTTGAGTGGGTACCTCTACCACATCACCGGTACACTCGAGATGGACAAAATGGGTGGCTTATTACGGAAGTTGCCGTTCCTTGGCACCGCGCTGATGATGGCCTTGTTTGCCGGATGCGGCTTGCCAGGATTTGCGAATTTTGCTGGCGAAGTCACCATTTTCTTCGGTGCGTATAAGACCTATCCCTTGATTACGGGTATAGCAGTGTGGGGCGCGTCGGTAATTGGCGCAGTGTATATGCTGCGGGCGATTCGAAATATGTTGCATGGCGTCGTGCCGGAAAAATTCATGGGCGTGGCGGAATCCGCCTTTCCACATCGCAAAGTTCCTTATTTGATTCTTCTGGTCAGTTTATTGGTGTTTGGCTTCTTTCCAAGGTTGCTGACGGAAAAAATTGAGCCTAGTGCCAAGAGAATTGTGGACATGGCCGGTGGAGAAGTTGCCAAAGTGGCGCTGGTTGAAGCCGCACCGATTGAAACCAAGAAGCATTGA
- the nuoL gene encoding NADH-quinone oxidoreductase subunit L, whose amino-acid sequence MSEIPIEKFAWLILFLPLVSVALISLIPGIKSRPRVSAQISIAAVVVCFLLTSILYFVLQNSGQQQFPQITATWLQVDYLRIDIGLKLDALSMMMMLIVTGVGGLIHIFSWEYMKGDPGYSRYFACLSLFIFSMLGIVMADNFLMMFIFWELVGISSYLLIGFWYERPSAADACKKAFLTNRLGDFGFLVGILLVWATLGHRLNFDALKQYLDKHTLEFAGVATAAGLLVFCGAAGKSAQFPLHVWLPDAMEGPTPVSALIHAATMVAAGVYMLCRIYFLLDVSGSHALEVIAWIGGITALLAAVIAIQQNDIKRILAYSTLSQLGYMVMAVGTHGPTPAMFHLTTHAFFKALLFLGAGAVIHAVHHEQNIWKMGALRKKMPTTFVTFTIGTLALAGCPPLSGFYSKDGILGQAMETHHYGLFILGLLAAILTTFYMFRLVFVAFYGAPRSEAADHAHEAPGMLKWPLIILAVFSFIGGVIGIEGVYGKFFEPEKVEHVASWVDGIMAPINDSPLAAAFGILAFLAGIAAAFAFYWNKMVDPLPEKLGFLSRLMRNKFYFDEFYEHVLIPCTQEALAKLANGIDRWIIGGFMVRGTQGTTEFIGRALRLVQTGSLQTYAFLLVAGVALVLYLILAR is encoded by the coding sequence ATGAGTGAAATACCTATAGAAAAGTTTGCGTGGCTGATTCTGTTTCTGCCATTGGTTTCGGTGGCATTGATAAGCCTTATTCCCGGCATCAAGTCGAGGCCGCGCGTCAGCGCACAGATTTCCATTGCCGCAGTTGTGGTCTGTTTTCTTCTCACTTCGATTCTGTATTTCGTTTTACAGAATTCGGGACAGCAGCAGTTTCCGCAAATCACCGCCACCTGGCTTCAAGTTGATTACTTAAGGATCGATATAGGACTGAAGCTGGATGCGCTGAGCATGATGATGATGCTCATTGTTACGGGCGTGGGCGGCCTCATCCACATTTTCTCGTGGGAGTACATGAAGGGCGATCCCGGTTACAGCCGCTATTTTGCCTGCCTGAGCCTGTTCATCTTCTCCATGCTTGGGATCGTTATGGCGGACAATTTCCTGATGATGTTCATCTTCTGGGAATTGGTGGGTATCTCCAGCTATTTGCTCATTGGTTTCTGGTATGAAAGGCCCTCGGCGGCCGATGCTTGCAAGAAAGCGTTTCTTACCAATCGTCTCGGTGATTTTGGATTTTTAGTAGGCATCCTGCTCGTGTGGGCCACCCTGGGTCACCGTTTAAACTTCGATGCTTTAAAGCAATATCTTGATAAGCACACCTTGGAGTTTGCGGGGGTCGCGACTGCGGCAGGGCTGTTGGTTTTCTGCGGTGCAGCTGGCAAGTCGGCGCAATTTCCGCTGCACGTCTGGTTGCCGGATGCGATGGAAGGCCCGACGCCGGTCAGCGCTTTGATCCATGCAGCGACGATGGTGGCGGCGGGTGTTTACATGCTCTGCCGGATTTATTTTCTGTTAGACGTGTCAGGTTCGCACGCGTTGGAAGTCATAGCGTGGATTGGCGGAATCACCGCCTTATTGGCGGCCGTCATAGCGATCCAACAAAATGACATCAAGCGCATCCTTGCCTATTCCACCCTGTCGCAACTGGGTTACATGGTGATGGCGGTGGGAACTCATGGGCCGACGCCTGCGATGTTCCATTTGACCACGCATGCGTTCTTCAAGGCGTTGTTGTTCCTTGGAGCTGGTGCGGTGATTCATGCAGTGCATCATGAGCAGAATATTTGGAAGATGGGGGCGTTGAGGAAAAAAATGCCCACAACATTTGTAACTTTTACGATAGGCACGTTGGCATTGGCAGGATGTCCACCACTTAGCGGCTTCTACAGCAAGGATGGCATTTTGGGGCAGGCCATGGAGACCCATCATTACGGGCTGTTTATTCTGGGTTTATTAGCTGCCATATTGACCACATTCTACATGTTCCGTTTGGTGTTTGTGGCGTTCTATGGTGCGCCGAGATCGGAAGCGGCTGACCATGCGCATGAAGCACCCGGCATGCTGAAGTGGCCCTTGATAATCCTGGCTGTGTTCAGTTTCATAGGCGGAGTTATTGGGATTGAAGGAGTGTACGGCAAATTCTTTGAACCGGAGAAAGTAGAGCATGTCGCCAGCTGGGTGGATGGAATCATGGCCCCCATTAATGATTCTCCGCTCGCTGCCGCCTTTGGCATACTCGCCTTTTTAGCAGGTATTGCGGCTGCCTTTGCGTTTTATTGGAACAAGATGGTCGATCCGTTGCCGGAGAAACTTGGCTTCCTGTCGCGCCTGATGCGCAACAAGTTTTATTTCGATGAGTTTTATGAGCATGTGCTGATTCCCTGCACGCAGGAGGCTCTGGCCAAGCTGGCGAATGGCATTGACCGTTGGATCATTGGAGGATTCATGGTGCGCGGCACCCAGGGAACAACGGAATTTATCGGCCGCGCTTTGCGCCTGGTGCAAACCGGAAGTCTGCAGACTTATGCCTTCCTGCTGGTGGCAGGCGTGGCACTGGTGCTTTACCTCATTCTCGCGCGTTAA
- the nuoH gene encoding NADH-quinone oxidoreductase subunit NuoH, which yields MDYLHTFSPMLAELGPTGQMALWSFVKIAILVGVVLTMVAYAVLVERKVSAFIQDRVGPNRAAPPFIAAIPVLGPFLVRLGIFQPLADGLKFLLKEDFTPAHVRKIYFWLAPMIAMVPALLTFAVIPFGSNLGGQRMVIADLNVGILYTFGIVSLGVYGIVLAGYAANSKYPFLGGIRSSAQLISYEIAMGMSVIPVFMLVGNLNLSGVIHYQTGGLFGISWLPNWLLFKQPLSFIIFIIAAFAETNRLPFDLPEAETELVAGYHTEYSSMKFALFFLGEYANMIASSAMMVTLFLGGWTLPWFGLDQPADSIGIGLLHIGIFIGKIILLMLIFIWIRWMFPRFRYDQLMDLGWRRFIPLALANILITAVVLWLVALKNTH from the coding sequence ATGGATTACTTGCACACATTCAGTCCCATGCTTGCAGAACTCGGCCCGACGGGGCAGATGGCGCTGTGGAGTTTTGTTAAGATCGCCATCCTGGTCGGCGTGGTGCTGACGATGGTGGCTTACGCTGTTCTTGTGGAACGAAAGGTTTCAGCCTTCATTCAGGATCGTGTGGGGCCGAACCGCGCGGCGCCTCCGTTCATCGCCGCAATTCCGGTGCTTGGACCTTTTCTTGTTCGACTCGGCATTTTTCAGCCACTTGCGGATGGTTTGAAGTTTTTGCTAAAAGAAGATTTTACTCCGGCGCATGTGCGCAAGATTTATTTCTGGCTGGCGCCGATGATTGCGATGGTGCCGGCATTGCTGACCTTTGCGGTGATTCCATTCGGTTCCAATCTGGGTGGGCAGCGGATGGTGATTGCCGATCTGAATGTTGGCATTCTCTATACTTTCGGAATTGTATCGTTGGGTGTGTATGGAATTGTGCTGGCGGGGTATGCAGCCAACTCCAAGTATCCTTTCCTGGGTGGCATTCGTTCCAGTGCGCAGCTGATTTCGTATGAAATTGCGATGGGCATGTCCGTGATCCCTGTTTTCATGTTGGTTGGTAACCTAAATCTGAGCGGGGTAATTCATTATCAAACTGGTGGGCTATTCGGAATCAGTTGGTTGCCAAACTGGTTGTTATTTAAACAGCCGCTTTCGTTTATCATTTTCATTATTGCAGCTTTTGCCGAAACCAACCGCCTTCCGTTTGACTTGCCGGAAGCAGAAACCGAATTGGTGGCCGGCTACCACACGGAATACAGCTCGATGAAGTTCGCGCTGTTCTTCCTGGGTGAATACGCAAACATGATTGCCTCGTCTGCGATGATGGTCACGTTGTTTTTGGGAGGCTGGACGTTGCCTTGGTTCGGTCTGGATCAACCAGCGGATTCAATTGGCATAGGCTTGCTCCATATTGGAATTTTCATCGGTAAAATCATATTGTTAATGCTGATCTTTATCTGGATACGCTGGATGTTTCCGCGCTTCCGGTATGATCAGTTGATGGATTTGGGGTGGCGTCGTTTTATTCCCCTGGCTTTGGCTAATATTTTAATCACGGCAGTTGTGTTGTGGCTGGTGGCACTCAAGAACACCCACTAA
- a CDS encoding NADH-quinone oxidoreductase subunit N: protein MNNYSLLSLEIAVVVLGLALLLADLWTPAKHKRKLGGVAAIALGVIFFFSFKMASPEVQYAFQGMYVMDGLALFFKQFFLLAAIIVLIMAVEFSDRIGAGISEYYALIVFALSGMMFAASANDFSLLFVSLELITVTFYILTSFQRGKLWSLEAGVKYLIIGALSSAFMVYGIALIFGLTGELNFTRISVMAPQLLTNKVFLFGILFMLVGLGFKIAAFPVQIWAPDVYQGSPTPSTAFLAVGSKAAGFVLLIRVLFQAVPAVAEHWKGLLIGISMATILYGNLCAIPQRNIKRLLGYSSISNAGYLLMGLAAYSLNGQSAMLYYLSGYLFTVLGAFTVISIVMRNVEGEDLSALAGLHQRSPLLATTLTMAMVSLAGIPPLAGFFGKFLLLKAVVEKGAENSAYYWLVGVALFGVVVSIYYYFGVIRAIYWSRETRDLSPIRIPLCVKLSLSVCLLGMLYLGVRPSGLLNRTDRVVTTTDKVPKVAKM, encoded by the coding sequence ATGAACAACTATTCCTTATTGAGTTTGGAGATAGCGGTGGTAGTGCTCGGCCTGGCATTGCTGCTGGCAGACTTGTGGACGCCTGCGAAGCATAAACGCAAATTGGGTGGCGTGGCCGCGATCGCGCTTGGTGTCATCTTTTTCTTTAGTTTCAAGATGGCCAGTCCGGAAGTGCAGTATGCCTTTCAGGGGATGTATGTGATGGATGGGTTGGCACTCTTCTTCAAGCAGTTCTTCCTGCTGGCCGCGATTATTGTGCTCATCATGGCAGTTGAATTTTCGGACCGCATTGGCGCTGGAATCAGCGAATATTACGCGCTGATTGTTTTTGCCCTGAGTGGAATGATGTTCGCTGCCTCCGCAAACGACTTCAGCCTCCTATTCGTTTCGCTCGAGTTGATCACGGTAACTTTCTACATTCTGACTAGTTTTCAGCGCGGAAAGTTATGGTCGCTGGAAGCCGGTGTGAAATATCTGATCATTGGCGCGTTGTCTTCGGCGTTCATGGTTTACGGCATTGCGCTGATCTTCGGCCTGACTGGAGAGTTGAATTTCACCAGGATTTCTGTGATGGCACCGCAGTTATTGACCAACAAAGTATTTCTGTTCGGTATTTTGTTCATGTTGGTGGGATTGGGCTTCAAGATTGCGGCTTTTCCCGTTCAGATCTGGGCGCCGGATGTTTACCAAGGCTCGCCTACGCCTTCGACGGCATTTTTGGCGGTTGGGTCAAAGGCGGCCGGTTTTGTGCTCCTCATTCGAGTCCTCTTCCAGGCTGTGCCGGCAGTGGCAGAACATTGGAAGGGTTTATTGATCGGCATTTCGATGGCCACGATTCTCTACGGAAACCTGTGCGCCATTCCACAGCGGAACATCAAACGGTTGTTGGGCTATTCCAGCATCTCCAACGCAGGTTACCTGCTGATGGGACTGGCGGCATACAGTTTGAACGGTCAATCGGCGATGCTGTATTATTTGTCCGGTTATCTCTTTACCGTGTTGGGTGCGTTTACCGTTATCTCCATCGTCATGCGGAATGTGGAAGGGGAAGACTTGAGCGCGTTGGCCGGGCTTCATCAGCGTTCGCCATTGCTGGCGACCACCCTGACGATGGCGATGGTCTCGCTGGCAGGTATTCCACCGCTGGCCGGTTTCTTCGGCAAGTTTTTGCTGCTGAAAGCAGTAGTGGAAAAGGGCGCGGAGAACTCGGCTTACTATTGGCTCGTCGGCGTGGCCTTGTTCGGCGTGGTGGTTTCCATCTACTACTATTTCGGGGTTATCCGTGCCATCTACTGGTCCCGGGAGACGCGGGATCTTTCGCCTATTCGCATTCCGCTATGCGTGAAGTTGTCCCTCTCCGTCTGTCTTCTTGGCATGCTTTATCTCGGAGTGCGTCCGAGCGGCTTGCTCAATCGCACGGATCGGGTTGTGACCACGACTGATAAGGTGCCGAAGGTTGCCAAGATGTAG
- a CDS encoding NADH-quinone oxidoreductase subunit J family protein, protein MPEYLFYIFAALTLICGAFVIINRNPINSAMCLVLSIGSMAGLFVLLNAFFLGAVQVLVYAGAVMVLFLFVIMLLDLKAEERRRVNLFGAVTGVTSVAAIAFIFYKALAASKDQLPNVTDRAVGGTVELGTKLFSDYLLPFEILSILLLVAMVGVILLSKKDLK, encoded by the coding sequence ATGCCAGAGTATCTGTTTTACATATTTGCGGCGCTGACGTTGATTTGCGGTGCGTTTGTCATCATCAATCGCAATCCGATCAACAGCGCGATGTGTCTTGTGTTGTCAATCGGCTCGATGGCGGGGTTGTTCGTGCTATTAAACGCCTTCTTTTTGGGTGCCGTCCAGGTGTTAGTATATGCAGGCGCAGTGATGGTTTTGTTCCTCTTCGTGATCATGTTGCTTGACCTCAAAGCTGAGGAACGGCGCAGGGTCAATCTCTTTGGAGCAGTTACCGGAGTTACTTCCGTGGCGGCCATTGCTTTCATATTTTACAAGGCCTTGGCAGCATCCAAGGATCAACTACCAAACGTGACTGATCGTGCGGTCGGGGGGACGGTGGAATTGGGCACGAAACTGTTTAGCGATTACCTGCTGCCTTTCGAAATTCTGTCCATTCTGCTCCTGGTGGCGATGGTGGGCGTGATTCTCCTTAGCAAGAAGGATTTAAAATAA
- a CDS encoding NuoI/complex I 23 kDa subunit family protein, translating to MIVKREKLSFWERLYLPALWGGLKVTGRHFRRTLFQGKTVTMEYPEQKWTVPPGYRGAPYLVKDQEDRTKCVSCQLCEFVCPPKAIKIIPPGTEGDPKVGNVEKAPKEFEINMLRCIFCGFCQEVCPEEAIFLMKDYSLTGTSRKEMIYNKEKLLSLGGIHQDKIQKWKHKAEEAKEQGMTP from the coding sequence ATGATTGTTAAACGTGAAAAACTAAGTTTCTGGGAGCGGCTTTATCTCCCCGCGCTTTGGGGTGGTCTCAAGGTCACAGGTCGCCACTTCCGTCGTACGCTTTTTCAGGGTAAGACCGTGACGATGGAGTACCCGGAACAGAAATGGACTGTGCCGCCGGGTTATCGTGGTGCGCCCTACCTGGTCAAGGATCAAGAAGACCGCACGAAGTGTGTCTCCTGCCAGTTGTGCGAATTCGTTTGCCCGCCCAAAGCGATTAAAATCATTCCTCCCGGAACCGAAGGCGATCCGAAGGTTGGCAATGTGGAGAAGGCTCCCAAGGAATTTGAGATCAATATGCTCCGGTGCATCTTCTGTGGTTTTTGCCAGGAAGTTTGTCCGGAGGAAGCTATTTTCCTCATGAAAGATTATTCCCTGACCGGCACCAGTCGGAAAGAAATGATCTATAACAAGGAGAAGCTGCTTTCGTTGGGCGGGATTCATCAGGACAAGATTCAGAAGTGGAAACATAAAGCCGAAGAAGCCAAGGAACAGGGCATGACCCCGTAA
- a CDS encoding molybdopterin-dependent oxidoreductase, giving the protein MSTVATTENKPAQPAIETIKIKVDGKEISVPKTVPDPMTGKQVPTTMIQACSMATVDVPHYCYHPKLPVAGNCRMCLVEFGTPAMGPDRKPVMNPDGTPKIAKSPRPAIACATPISPGMEIYTTTPAVKQMREGVLEFLLINHPLDCPICDQAGECKLQEYSVDYGQATSRFVEPKVHKPKRVDLGPRIMLDDERCILCTRCIRFSRDIVGDDALGIVNRGSYNTLSAYPGKSFDNNYTLNTVDICPVGALTSKDFRFKMRVWFLKETKSVCTSCATGCNIIIGSREEKVYRYEPRENDAVNSTWMCDSGRLNYKWINRDDRLTEVKIGLAQTTWSNVLKQIGEKLAKAQPGSVAIVGSARQTNEELYLLSKIAKKFNAITDSVPRTGPGDKILLSTDLNPNSNGAKLTGISPAEMGSNLPKIADGIRKGSIKTLIVFGEDVTKVGIGEDLLGKLENLIVSDILPNKTTEKANFLLPGCAHAEKRGSFVNGKGRVQKFMQAIVPRGEARPEWEFLHELVHNVTGKNGYSSIEGLFNQMAQEIPAFNGVTWASLGDKGVTIQI; this is encoded by the coding sequence ATGTCGACAGTAGCGACAACGGAAAACAAGCCGGCTCAGCCAGCGATTGAAACCATCAAGATCAAGGTTGATGGGAAGGAAATTTCTGTGCCCAAGACCGTGCCGGATCCCATGACTGGCAAACAGGTTCCGACCACCATGATCCAGGCCTGCTCGATGGCCACGGTGGATGTGCCGCATTATTGCTATCATCCCAAGCTGCCGGTGGCTGGAAATTGCCGCATGTGCCTCGTCGAATTCGGCACACCCGCCATGGGACCGGATCGAAAGCCGGTGATGAATCCCGATGGCACGCCGAAGATCGCCAAGTCTCCTCGTCCGGCGATTGCCTGCGCAACGCCGATTTCGCCTGGAATGGAAATTTACACCACGACGCCTGCCGTGAAACAGATGCGTGAGGGTGTGTTGGAATTTTTGCTGATCAATCATCCGCTGGATTGCCCGATTTGTGATCAGGCTGGTGAATGCAAGTTGCAGGAATATTCAGTGGATTACGGTCAGGCCACCAGCCGATTCGTGGAGCCAAAGGTTCACAAACCCAAGCGGGTGGATCTCGGGCCTCGCATCATGTTGGACGACGAGCGTTGCATTCTTTGCACACGTTGCATCCGTTTTTCGCGCGATATCGTTGGGGATGATGCATTGGGCATCGTGAATCGTGGCAGTTATAACACGCTGAGCGCTTATCCCGGCAAATCGTTTGATAACAACTACACCCTGAACACGGTGGATATTTGCCCCGTCGGTGCGCTGACTTCCAAGGATTTTCGTTTCAAGATGCGTGTTTGGTTCCTGAAGGAAACCAAGAGCGTCTGCACCAGTTGTGCAACCGGCTGCAATATCATCATCGGCTCACGTGAGGAAAAGGTTTACCGTTACGAGCCGCGCGAGAATGATGCGGTGAATTCGACGTGGATGTGCGATTCCGGTCGCTTGAACTACAAGTGGATCAATCGGGACGACCGCCTGACGGAAGTGAAAATTGGGTTGGCGCAGACCACCTGGAGCAATGTGCTCAAGCAGATTGGCGAGAAGTTGGCCAAGGCTCAGCCGGGGTCGGTGGCGATTGTAGGTTCGGCTCGTCAGACGAACGAAGAACTGTATTTGCTTTCGAAGATTGCCAAAAAGTTCAATGCGATTACGGATTCCGTGCCGCGGACTGGTCCAGGCGACAAGATATTGCTCAGCACGGATCTTAATCCGAACAGCAATGGCGCGAAGTTGACGGGCATTTCTCCGGCAGAGATGGGATCGAATTTGCCGAAGATTGCTGATGGTATTCGCAAAGGCAGCATCAAGACCTTGATTGTGTTTGGTGAAGATGTGACCAAGGTTGGCATTGGCGAAGATTTGCTGGGCAAGCTGGAAAACTTGATTGTTAGCGACATTTTGCCTAATAAAACGACGGAAAAAGCCAACTTCCTATTGCCAGGCTGTGCTCATGCTGAGAAGCGCGGCAGCTTTGTGAATGGCAAAGGTCGCGTGCAGAAATTCATGCAGGCGATCGTCCCGCGCGGGGAAGCTCGTCCGGAGTGGGAATTTTTGCATGAACTGGTTCATAATGTGACCGGCAAGAATGGATATTCCTCAATCGAAGGTTTGTTCAACCAAATGGCGCAGGAAATCCCGGCGTTCAATGGAGTCACCTGGGCGTCGCTGGGTGACAAGGGTGTGACGATACAAATTTAA
- the nuoK gene encoding NADH-quinone oxidoreductase subunit NuoK, with protein MQIGLEHYLVVSGLLFSLGMLGVIMRRNLLVIYMCLELMLNAANLALVALSRFNGKLDGQIMVFFIITVAAAEVAVGLALIVALYRKRQTAHVEDLTTLKY; from the coding sequence ATGCAAATCGGCCTCGAACATTATCTGGTCGTCAGCGGGCTTTTGTTCAGCCTGGGAATGCTGGGCGTCATCATGCGCCGGAATCTGCTGGTGATTTACATGTGCCTGGAGTTGATGCTCAACGCGGCGAACCTGGCCTTGGTGGCGCTCTCCCGTTTTAACGGCAAACTGGATGGCCAGATCATGGTGTTTTTTATCATAACGGTTGCTGCGGCCGAGGTGGCTGTCGGTTTGGCATTAATTGTGGCGCTCTACCGGAAACGGCAGACGGCTCACGTGGAAGATCTTACCACACTGAAGTATTAG